The region GGTAAATTTAGAGATAAGGAATCGAACCTGAAACACTTACAGGCCGGAGCGCGGAAGGTCATAATTGGCGCGCCGGGCAAAAACGTAGATGCAACAATAGTCATGGGTGTAAATGAAGATAAATATCAGCCGGACAAACACCACATTATCTCTAACGCCTCCTGTACTACCAACTGCCTGGCGCCGGTGGCCAAGGTACTCCACGATGCCTTTGGCATTGAACATGGTCTAATGACTACGGTTCATTCTTATACCATGGATCAGCGCATTCTCGATGGCTCCCATAAAGATCTACGCCGGGCCCGTGCTGCCGGAATGTCTATAGTGCCGACTACCACAGGCGCGGCCGCAGCCGTAGCCAAAGTCATTCCAGAACTGGAAGGAAAGCTGGATGGCCTGTCCGTACGGGTACCCACTCCTGACGTCTCATTGGTTGATCTGGTCGCCGAGATGTCCAGAGAGGTTAAAAAGGAAGATATTAACAGTGCCTTTAAAGAAGTGGCACAGGGTAAGCTGAAGGGGATTTTGGCATATAGCACGGAACCCCTAGTTTCTATTGACTATGCCAGTAGTCCTTACTCAGCCATCGTGGATGCCCCCTTAACCAATGTTATTGGTGGGCGGATGGCCAAGGTTATCGCCTGGTATGATAATGAAAGCGGCTTTTCCTATCGCATAGTTGATCTGGCGCTTTACATGGGCAAGTATCTTAACTAGTTTCCATCCGGAAACTGTCGTTTCCGGATCAAGCTTTCAGCCCTCAGCGATCAGCTCTCAGTTAAAAACTAGGATAAACAGTATGTTAAGCTGAATGCTGATAGCTGAAAGCTGACTGCTTATATAAAACTAAGAAGGGGGTTTTGCGTGAAATACATAAATGAGGTCGATATCAGGGAAAAACGCCTTTTAATCCGCGTGGATTTCAATGTCCCCTTAGACGAGCATGGCAATATAACCGATGACGTTCGCATTCGAAGCGTCTTGCCGACTATCAATCACGCCCTGGATGAACATGCCAAAATCATCCTTACCTCACATATGGATCGGCCCAAGGGGCAGGTGATGGAAGAGTGTCGACTTACACCGGTTGCCAAGCGGCTTTCCAGATTATTACACAAGGATGTAACCATGGCGCCGGACTGTATAGGTGAAAAAGTGAAGGCGCTTATTGCCAAAATGCAGCCCGGAGACATAATACTTCTCGAAAATTTACGATTTCACCCGGGTGAAGAAAAAAACGATCCTGAATTCGCAAAACAATTGGCTGAACTGGCAGACATCTATGTAAACGATGCCTTTGCCGTGACCCATCGGGCCCATGCCTCGGTAGTCGGTGTTACGGATTATTTCAAGGAATGTGTGGCCGGTTTTCTTATGAAAACGGAGATGGACTATTTCCATCGTTCCATGGAGGATCCGGCCAGGCCCCTGGTAGCGGTCATTGGCGGGGCCAAGGTGTCCGGTAAACTAACCGCTCTGGAAAATTTACTCTATAAAGTAGATAAGATGATTATCGGCGGGGCCATGGCCAATACATTTCTTAAAAGTGTTAACTGGAACGTTGGGAAATCAAAGGTAGAAGATGCCCTCCTGGATACTGCCAAACATTTGCTCATGCTGGCCAAAGAGAAAGGGGTCAAGCTTTACCTTCCGGTTGACTGCGTAGTGGCTGAACGGCCTGACCCCAAGGCAGAGACAAAAATTACCACCGTTCAGGAGATACCCTCTGACTGGTATGTAATGGATATCGGACCGGCAACCGGGACTCTCTTTTCTGAGGCCTTACAGGGCGCCAAAACCATTATCTGGAACGGGCCTATGGGGGCCTTTGAGATGGATGCCTTTAGCCGCGGCACCATGTCCATGGTGCGGGCTATCGCCAATTCCTATGCCCTGACCATTGTCGGCGGCGGAGATACGGACGTAGCAGTGCACAGGGCCGGCGAGACAAATAATATTTCTTATATATCCACCGGCGGCGGGGCCTTCCTGGAACTCCTGGAAGGGAAAAAACTGCCGGGGATTGTCGCATTGGAGCGTTTCAACTGGAACATGGAGGACTGACAGATGGCCCGCAACCCCATAGTGGCCGGTAACTGGAAGATGTATAAGACCATCCCGGAGGCCGTAGCCCTGATCAATACGCTAATATCCGGGGCGTCCGGGATTTCGGATCGGGAAATAGTCGTGGCCCCACCCTTTACCGCCCTTGCGGCCGTAGCCAGGGCGCTCGATGGCAGTGGAATCTCCCTTTCCGGCCAGAATACCTGCTGGGAGAATGAGGGGGCCTACACGGGAGAAGTCTCTCCTGCAATGTTGAAGGATGTCGGCTGCCGGTATGTTATCATCGGGCATTCCGAGCGCCGCCATATTTTTGGGGAGAGGGATGAGACGATTGCCCGGAAAATAAGGGCTGCCCTGGATGCCGGTCTTCAGCCTATTTTCTGTATCGGAGAAATCTTGGAAGAGAGAGAAACGGGAAAAACCCTAACCGTTCTCAGAAGGCAGGTTAAGAAAGGTCTTAAACTGATACAAGGCGCGGATATGGACAAGGTAGTCATTGCCTATGAACCCGTGTGGGCTATCGGCACGGGAAAAACCGCGACCAATGAGCAGGCCCAGGAGGCGCATTCCTTCATTCGCACGCTGCTGGAAGGGCTGTTTGAGAAAAATATTGCGTCAGATTTGAGAATATTGTATGGTGGGAGCGTTAAAGCAGGGAATGTGGACGGTCTCATGGCCCAACCGGATATTGACGGTGTGTTGGTTGGGGGAGCTTCACTTGAGGCCGATTCTTTTTTACGCATCATTAAATTTGAGCGTTAGGGTCTAAAATGTATACGCTGGTTGTTGTTTTGCATATCCTGGTTTGTTTGTTTCTGATTGCCATCGTACTCTTACAGACGGGCAAGGGTGCGGATATCGGGGCGGTTTTCGGCGGGTCAAGCCAGACGCTTTTTGGGAGCGCCGGTCCAGGCACGTTTCTTAGCAAACTTACAGCCATAGCGGCAGTTATTTTCATGGTGACTTCCCTAGGGTTGGCCTATCTAATCAGTCATCGCGAGAGCGCCTCAGTTGTGAAGGGCGTACAGTCGGCGCCGGTGGCCCCGGCTCCGTTACAGACACAGCCGGCTTTTCCTGAGCCGCCCATGCCAGCACAGCCCAAGACTAAGTAAAGGGTCGTATAGAGCAGCGAGCTTTGCCGAAGTGGTGGAACTTGGTAGACACGCCATCTTGAGGGGGTGGTAGGCCATGCCTGTGCGGGTTCGAGTCCCGCCTTCGGCACCAAAGACCATAAAATCCCTGAGATTTTTAAGTCTCAGGGATTTTTTTACAACCGCATCATCTTGAACATGCATAGCGAGCACTAACCCCGCTGCAAGCTGCGGGGAGCTTCAATCCGGCAACGTTACCTCTTTATCACCCCAGGTTATCACATCCGGCACGTAGAAAAGTTTAATGGCCTTATGCGCTTTCTTGCGTAGATACTCAAAGAGGCCCTCGGCCAGTGTAACCCTGGTCATATCCGGGCCGCATTCCCAGGAAGCCAGACAGGACAATTCGACCAGATACCAGTCGCCCCTTGTTTCGTGGCGATAAATCCCCCAGAGGAGTTTGGACTTCTCTCCCCCTTCTTTATCCTTTTCATACTCATAAAGCCTGAGAATCGGCCCGTAATTGCGTTCAAATCCCTCGTCTTCAAGCGGAATAATGGCCGGGAAATGGAGAAAGGCCGAGCCATCCCGCCGGGTTTTAAGATAAAAGAGCGGCCAGACCCGGGCAACGCTTTCCTCTTCTTTTTTCTCCGGCCAGACCGTGGTTTCTGACTTGTTGATGATTAAAAAACGGTAGGTGGTCTTTTCTGCCTTGTCCTCCTCCATATTCTCCTTAGAGTACTCATAAACCGGCCAGAGGAGAGAAAACTCGTAGCTGTCCGGCTTTTGTTTCTCCGAGAAAATGGGCCAGAACTTTTTGACGTTATAATCTTCACTTTTTGCATACTGGATAAATGGCCAGGGCATATCCCATTGCGTGTAATCATTACGCCGGTCATGGTAGTAATTGAAAAAAGGCCAGAGGATTATCTTCTTATTTTCTATATCCGATGTTTCTGAGATATAAAGCGGGAACAGCATCCACTTCGTCTTTGGCGCGTCGGTATCCAGGTCTTCCCTGTAGTGAAAGAAAAAAGGCCAGAGGACAAAGGAGCGGTCATATTCACCCCCTTTTTTCTCATACCCGTAAAGCGGCCACAAGCGGAAGGCCTGCTCCTCGTCGCCTTTTGTCCAGGAAAGTATCGGCCAGAGGATGGTCGTCTTTTTGTTACCTTCCCATCTGGCTGTTGAGTAGAGAGGCCAGAGGACAAAGGTTATCTCATCTCTTCCAAACCGCTCTTTGAACCGGCCGTAGATAGGAAAAAGCCCGGCGTAGGGATCACCCGTTTTTGTCCTGCCCCAGAAGACCGGAAAGAAGCCAAAGTCTTTTTTTTGTCCGTCTTCCGGCGTTTCCTTGAGGTTCTTATGGCCGGAAATAATCGGTATGAACTGGGTGTACTTTTCCTCCGGGGTGAGCCTGTACTTGCCAAGGGGATAGAGAAACTGCCATTCTTTAGTCTCTTTTTCGCGATCGTGATGATAAGAGAGAAGGGGTCTTACGGCCCACCCTTCTTCCTTTGAACTTGAATAGGCGCTATAGAAAGGACCGACAGCATCCACTTCTTGTTTTGCCTCTTTCCGGTCGGACTGGTGAAAAAAAACAGGAGAAAAATTATCACGCCGGCCCTGCCCGTTGAAAGCGGCACAGCCCATGCCAAGCAAGCCGAATATGAGCGCTATGGCTAAGAGAAATCCGGACTTTTCCCATTTTAAATGGAACCCGATGTTTCTGAGCGAAACTTGCTCCACTAACGCAACACCGTTCCCACCACAGTCCCAAGGACGCTTACAGGCACCTGCTCCTGTATGCCGGTAGTGGCCTTGGTCACGCTTTTAACGGCCTTCTTAGTCTCATCATAAAGGCTGGGATCATTGACCAGTTTGCCGAGAGTGCCTTCGCCTTTATCCACCTTCTGAGCCACATTATGCAGTGTATCCACGGTATCTTTGGCCTTGTTATAGAGAGTTTCATCGTTGACTAATTTACCCAGTGTGCCCTCGCCTCTTTCTACCTTCTGGGCCACCTCGCTTAATGTCCCCATCGTCTCTTCCAAGTTGCTCATTGTTTTTTCCGCCTTGTTATACAAGGTCTCATCTTTGACCAGCTTGCCCAGCGTACCCTTGCCGGCCTCTACGTCGCCGGATATGTTTTTAAAAGAGGCCGAGGCATCGCGCAGATCCGCCATAAGGCCCTTAAAATTTGTCTGGTTTTCTTCATCACCCACAAACTTATTAAGGCCGGCAGCCACGGACTGGATATCATCCAGGGCCGGTTCCACCTTGACCAAAAGCTGGTCAAGGTCTGCAGCAGAAACGGTTTTGGCAATAGCGCCTTCAGGAGGGATATAAGCCTCTTCTCTCCCTTGCATTATTTCAATGAATTTGTCGCCCAGGACTCCCTTGGTGCGGATCATGGCCTTGGCATCTTTCCTGATCTTTACCTGGGGCGAAATCACCATATCCACCCTGGCCTGACCATCTTTCAGGGTAACGTCTTTAACCCGCCCGATCTCTATCCCGGCCATTTCCACCGGACTGTCCTTTACTAACCCGGAGACGGAATCAAAGACCGCGGATACATGGTAGCCCTTCTCTCTACCCAGATCAACCTTACCGAGGCGTATGCTCATGTAAGCCAAAATTATCAGACCTATCAGCACAAAGACGCCGACCTTAATCTCCGGACCAAAACCTTTTTTATCCATAAACAGTCCTCCTTACTCGGCTTCACGCTTTCAGCGATCAGCGATTAGCTGTCAGCAGAATCTAAGACAAACAAGACATTAAGCTGAATGCTGATTGCTGATTGCTCCATCCGGAATCCTTGGGTTCCGGATGGAAAATAGTCAGGAGCTAATAATTTTGTCCTCGGAAATCCCCTGCAGGAATCCCTGGACGATCGGGTTCTCAGAATTACGGAAACTCTCCGGGTCCCCGGTCTCTATAATCTTCCCCTTGTAGAGCATGGCTATCTTGCTTGCTATCTTAAACGTACTCTGAATATCATGGCTGATAACTACACAGGTGAGGCTAAGCCTTCTCTGTATGCCCAGAATAAGCTCGTCTATAGCCGCGGTCATTATGGGATCCAGACCGGTAGTCGGTTCATCAAACAAAATTATCTCCGGATCCATGGCAATAGCGCGGGCCAGCCCCACCCGCTTTTTCATACCCCCGGAAAGTTCTGAAGGATATTTGTCTTCAATCCCGGAGAGACCTACATCGGCCAGCTTGCCGGCAACTATTTGGGCTATTTCTTTTTTGCTCAGATCGGTATGCTCAGCCAGGGGGAAAGCTATATTTTGACCAACCGTCATAGAATCAAAAAGAGCTGCATCCTGGAACAACATACCAAAGCGGTGCCGAATCTTATAGAGTTCTTTCTCTTTTAGCTGCGTAATATCGACATCATCGATGAAGACATGCCCGGCATCCGGCCCGATAAGGCCGATGATGTGCTTTAAGAGGACGCTCTTGCCCCCGCCGCTCCGCCCGATGATGACCGTTATCTCTCCCTTGTTTATCTCCAGGTTGATCCCGTCGAGCACCTTAAGCTTATTGAATGACTTATGTAAATCCACCAGCTTGATCATCGTGGACGCCTTCTTAGAAAAGCAGTGAGGTCAGTATGTAGTCTCCAACCAGTATGCTGACAGAGGACACGACTACGGACTCAGTAGTAGCCCGCCCCACCCCTTCCGCGCCGCCTCTGGTATGGTAACCCTTGTAACAGCCGATTAACGTAAGAAGCAGCCCGAAACATACGGACTTGAAAAGGCCGTTAAAAATATCCGACAGCTCCACCAATTCTATCATCTTAGCCATGAAGATGCCGGGGTTGATCTTAAGCAGGCCCACACCAATTATATATCCCCCCACAATGCCGACAAAGTCATCAATAACCGTGAGGATGGGGACAACCAGAATACCGGCAATAATTCGCGGCACAACCAGATATTTGACCGGATTTATGGCCATAACCGCCAGGGCATCGATCTGTTCCGTAACCCTCATGGTCCCTAGCTCCGCGGCTATGGCCGACCCCGCCCGTCCGGTAACCATGAGTGCGGTTAAAACCGGACCCAATTCCCGTGTCATGGAAAGGGCGACAGTAGCCCCGAGGAGCGACTCGCCGCCGAATTTGCGGAAGGCATAATAACTCTGTAAGGCCAGAACCCCACCGGTAAAGAGGCCTGTAAGTATAACGATAAAAATTGATTTAACGCCTATGAACTCCATTTGCTTGAAGATATTACGTATGCGCAAGGGTGGTATGAATGCCCAGCTAAGGGCGCTTATAAGCATAATGGCTATGTCGCCCATCTGGCTAATGGCGGAGAGTGTTTTGTGGCCGATAGCAAAGAAAAATCTGCGCATAGTAATCAGTACATCGGAACAGAGGATTTTTTACCTAAATTGTTTTCATCCGGAAACTGCCGTTTCCGAATGAAAGCTCTCAGCGATCAGCTTTCAGCCGTCAGCAAAAAATAAGACAAACAACATGTTAAGCTGAACGCTGATAGCTGACTGCTGACCGCTTCATCCAGAAAACCGGGGTTTTCGGATGGAAACTAAATTGTTTTTCTACTATACCTCAAGAGGACAGTCCAACAATTTTTTAAGCAGGGCAGGCCGAAGATCCGCCCCTAGCGGTGCGGGCAGTGATAAGCTGATTTATCGCTTTCTGTATCCCGGCCTGGACGGCATCGATGACATCATGTCCATCAATCCGGCATATGAACCTATCGTTAAGACTCAGGAATATATCCTGCACTCGCCTCAGGTAATCTTCCTTTTCGAAATTATTAGGCTTTTCCCTGCGATTATTTCTGATACGTTCAACGGTTTCATCCGGCCGGGCTATGAGCAGGATGACCAGGTCGGGAACAGGCGCGAACTCCTCATTTCTCCGCCTGATATCCGGCACGGACAACCCCATCGCCCCCTGGTAGGCCATGGTAGAAAAATAATAACGGTCGGTGATAACAATCCAGCCCTCATGCAAGGCCGGTTTTATGACCTCTTTCACATGCTGCCTGCGGTCATTGATAAACAAATCCAGCTCTTCCTGAGGGGTAACCTTCTGTCTGCTCACGAAGAGTTCACGGATTTTCTGCCCATAAGGGCCATCTGTGGGTTCCCGGGTCAGAAGGACGTTATGACCCTGGTCTTTAAGATAGTTGTAAAGTAACCGCGCCTGAGTCGTCTTACCGGCGCCGTCAATCCCTTCAAAGGCAATAAGGCATCCGCCTGCGGAGGACATCTTCAAAAGGCCGTCCCTTTGCATTAGTGACGGAAAATCTTTAGCATTAGTCTCTTTGGACATGGATTATATATCTCCGTAGTCTGCTGAAGGCGGACAGGTTGCAGCCATTATATCCGAACCCTTGCCAACTTCTTAGCATTTTCTTGTGTCCCGTCCTATGGTTTTTTATCATAATCAGACTATTTTATTCATAACCATCTAAAATAATTAACTATTATTTGAATGGCCGGGCATCCCGCCTCTATTCCAACCCCCGGCCGTGCAGATAAAGCATTTAATTTTATGTTCGAAAAATTAGTAAATTATGATTTAGATAAATTTTTTGATTGACATACAATATATGGTACGTTTATCATCTCTCACATACTAAATAAAAGATGGGAAGAAAAATGGGCACTGTCGCAGAAATAAACAAGATGGCAACCACATCGGCCTCAATCAGCCAGGAGAGGGTGGTTATAAACGAAACCACAGATATGGCGCTTTTCGTGCGTACCTCCCAGGAAGATATCATGGGCTGGGACCGCAAGCGCATCGTAGAGGCCCTTCTCCGGGAGACGTTCATCGATAGAGATACGGCGGAAAACATCAGTTGCCAGGTAGAAGAGTTTATTCGTTCATCCAGCATAAAGATGGTGACCGGCCCTCTTATTCGTGAACTGGTAAACGCCAAACTCCTGGAGCTTAACCTGGAGGATACCCGGCGCATGCACACCCGCCTGGGGGCCCCGCTTTATGATGTTGACCAGCTTCTTGTCCACCCGAACAAGGAAAATGCCAACGTGCCGCATGGTCCGGAGGCCACCAATCTGACCCTGGCCGAGTGGATTAAGAAAGAGTACGCCCTCCTGCATGTCTTTACTCCTGAGGTAAGCGATGCCCACCTCAAGGGCGACATCCATTTACATGACCTTGGTTTTATTGACCGTCCTTATTGTTCAGGGCAGTCATTGGAATACATTAAAAAATTTGGGCTGAACCTTCCCAACTCCCTGGCTATGGCCAAGCCGGCCAAACATCCGGAGGTCCTCCTGGCCCACATGGTAAAATTCGCCGCCGCTCTCCAGAGCCACTTTGCCGGGGCTATAGGCTGGGATGCGGTTAACCTCTTCTTCGCTCCCTACCTGGTGGGCATGAGTGATAGAGAAGTCAAACAGATAGCCCAGATGCTGGTCTTTGAGTTTTCTCAGCAGGCCGTCGCCCGCGGAGGTCAGGCTATATTCTCGGACATCAACCTCTACTGGGAAGTCCCCAAGCACTTTGCGGACGTACCGGCCATCGGTCCGGAGGGGAAATATACCGGCAAGACCTATGGAGAATACGAAAAAGAGGCCCAGCGTTTTGTCTGGACGATATTTGACGTCTATAAAGAAGGTGACGGGGCCGGACGTCCGTTTTTCTTCCCCAAACCCCTGGTGCATATTACGGAGAAATTTTTCCAGACCCCGGGACACATGGAGTTTCTGCATCATATCTGTGACGTGGCCTCAAGTATGGGAAATACGTATTTTGTCTTCGATCGGGGCGATACGGCCAAAATATCCGAGTGTTGCCGCCTCAGCTTCAAACTGGAGGCCTCGGACCTTGAGGATGCCCGTGAGCCATGGCGCATGCGTTATTGCGCCCTGCAAAATGTGACCATTAACCTGCCGCGTATTGCCTACGAGGCGAACGGTGATGATACTAAATTCTTCACGCTTCTGAACGAAAGAATGAAGCTCGCAGTAAATGCCCATCGCCAGAAGAAGGGTTTTATTGAAAAGCTCCTCTCATACGGGGAAAAGGGTCCGCTGGCCCTTTTGATGATGGACCAGGACGGATCCCCCTACCTCCGCCTCCAGCGAGCCACCTATCTTCTGGGCATGGTAGGACTCAATGAGATGATCCAGTATCATAAGGGCGACGAACTCCA is a window of Thermodesulfobacteriota bacterium DNA encoding:
- the tmk gene encoding dTMP kinase, encoding MSKETNAKDFPSLMQRDGLLKMSSAGGCLIAFEGIDGAGKTTQARLLYNYLKDQGHNVLLTREPTDGPYGQKIRELFVSRQKVTPQEELDLFINDRRQHVKEVIKPALHEGWIVITDRYYFSTMAYQGAMGLSVPDIRRRNEEFAPVPDLVILLIARPDETVERIRNNRREKPNNFEKEDYLRRVQDIFLSLNDRFICRIDGHDVIDAVQAGIQKAINQLITARTARGGSSACPA
- the secG gene encoding preprotein translocase subunit SecG — encoded protein: MYTLVVVLHILVCLFLIAIVLLQTGKGADIGAVFGGSSQTLFGSAGPGTFLSKLTAIAAVIFMVTSLGLAYLISHRESASVVKGVQSAPVAPAPLQTQPAFPEPPMPAQPKTK
- a CDS encoding ABC transporter ATP-binding protein produces the protein MIKLVDLHKSFNKLKVLDGINLEINKGEITVIIGRSGGGKSVLLKHIIGLIGPDAGHVFIDDVDITQLKEKELYKIRHRFGMLFQDAALFDSMTVGQNIAFPLAEHTDLSKKEIAQIVAGKLADVGLSGIEDKYPSELSGGMKKRVGLARAIAMDPEIILFDEPTTGLDPIMTAAIDELILGIQRRLSLTCVVISHDIQSTFKIASKIAMLYKGKIIETGDPESFRNSENPIVQGFLQGISEDKIISS
- the gap gene encoding type I glyceraldehyde-3-phosphate dehydrogenase, producing the protein MPIKVAINGFGRIGRFLLRIIAQRQEKDIEVVAINSRADSSVLAHLLRYDSVHGPFSGVVEAKAHALTVNGKEVAITGITDDLSRLPWRDLGVDIVLESTGKFRDKESNLKHLQAGARKVIIGAPGKNVDATIVMGVNEDKYQPDKHHIISNASCTTNCLAPVAKVLHDAFGIEHGLMTTVHSYTMDQRILDGSHKDLRRARAAGMSIVPTTTGAAAAVAKVIPELEGKLDGLSVRVPTPDVSLVDLVAEMSREVKKEDINSAFKEVAQGKLKGILAYSTEPLVSIDYASSPYSAIVDAPLTNVIGGRMAKVIAWYDNESGFSYRIVDLALYMGKYLN
- the nrdD gene encoding anaerobic ribonucleoside-triphosphate reductase; this encodes MGTVAEINKMATTSASISQERVVINETTDMALFVRTSQEDIMGWDRKRIVEALLRETFIDRDTAENISCQVEEFIRSSSIKMVTGPLIRELVNAKLLELNLEDTRRMHTRLGAPLYDVDQLLVHPNKENANVPHGPEATNLTLAEWIKKEYALLHVFTPEVSDAHLKGDIHLHDLGFIDRPYCSGQSLEYIKKFGLNLPNSLAMAKPAKHPEVLLAHMVKFAAALQSHFAGAIGWDAVNLFFAPYLVGMSDREVKQIAQMLVFEFSQQAVARGGQAIFSDINLYWEVPKHFADVPAIGPEGKYTGKTYGEYEKEAQRFVWTIFDVYKEGDGAGRPFFFPKPLVHITEKFFQTPGHMEFLHHICDVASSMGNTYFVFDRGDTAKISECCRLSFKLEASDLEDAREPWRMRYCALQNVTINLPRIAYEANGDDTKFFTLLNERMKLAVNAHRQKKGFIEKLLSYGEKGPLALLMMDQDGSPYLRLQRATYLLGMVGLNEMIQYHKGDELHGSPAAMKFGLKIIAHMKLLADKLSKQHNMRFVLEQTPAESTSYRFAKLDQRYYPSAAQKVIKGTLAYGEIYYTNSTLFNVSHPMNPIERVRAEGLFHPLIEAGSLTHIWLGESHPDPKALADFVIKVFRWTQNDQITFSPEFTSCRDCGKTSRGLKEACPYCQSRNVDGITRITGYFTKVSSWNKGKLGELKDRYRSTM
- a CDS encoding phosphoglycerate kinase, translated to MKYINEVDIREKRLLIRVDFNVPLDEHGNITDDVRIRSVLPTINHALDEHAKIILTSHMDRPKGQVMEECRLTPVAKRLSRLLHKDVTMAPDCIGEKVKALIAKMQPGDIILLENLRFHPGEEKNDPEFAKQLAELADIYVNDAFAVTHRAHASVVGVTDYFKECVAGFLMKTEMDYFHRSMEDPARPLVAVIGGAKVSGKLTALENLLYKVDKMIIGGAMANTFLKSVNWNVGKSKVEDALLDTAKHLLMLAKEKGVKLYLPVDCVVAERPDPKAETKITTVQEIPSDWYVMDIGPATGTLFSEALQGAKTIIWNGPMGAFEMDAFSRGTMSMVRAIANSYALTIVGGGDTDVAVHRAGETNNISYISTGGGAFLELLEGKKLPGIVALERFNWNMED
- a CDS encoding ABC transporter permease produces the protein MRRFFFAIGHKTLSAISQMGDIAIMLISALSWAFIPPLRIRNIFKQMEFIGVKSIFIVILTGLFTGGVLALQSYYAFRKFGGESLLGATVALSMTRELGPVLTALMVTGRAGSAIAAELGTMRVTEQIDALAVMAINPVKYLVVPRIIAGILVVPILTVIDDFVGIVGGYIIGVGLLKINPGIFMAKMIELVELSDIFNGLFKSVCFGLLLTLIGCYKGYHTRGGAEGVGRATTESVVVSSVSILVGDYILTSLLF
- a CDS encoding MlaD family protein, whose protein sequence is MDKKGFGPEIKVGVFVLIGLIILAYMSIRLGKVDLGREKGYHVSAVFDSVSGLVKDSPVEMAGIEIGRVKDVTLKDGQARVDMVISPQVKIRKDAKAMIRTKGVLGDKFIEIMQGREEAYIPPEGAIAKTVSAADLDQLLVKVEPALDDIQSVAAGLNKFVGDEENQTNFKGLMADLRDASASFKNISGDVEAGKGTLGKLVKDETLYNKAEKTMSNLEETMGTLSEVAQKVERGEGTLGKLVNDETLYNKAKDTVDTLHNVAQKVDKGEGTLGKLVNDPSLYDETKKAVKSVTKATTGIQEQVPVSVLGTVVGTVLR
- the tpiA gene encoding triose-phosphate isomerase produces the protein MARNPIVAGNWKMYKTIPEAVALINTLISGASGISDREIVVAPPFTALAAVARALDGSGISLSGQNTCWENEGAYTGEVSPAMLKDVGCRYVIIGHSERRHIFGERDETIARKIRAALDAGLQPIFCIGEILEERETGKTLTVLRRQVKKGLKLIQGADMDKVVIAYEPVWAIGTGKTATNEQAQEAHSFIRTLLEGLFEKNIASDLRILYGGSVKAGNVDGLMAQPDIDGVLVGGASLEADSFLRIIKFER